In one Bacteroides intestinalis DSM 17393 genomic region, the following are encoded:
- a CDS encoding TolC family protein, whose product MIKKHIVFIVCSVIFVSLFALPATVIAQEQTMTREERIKTLELLKMEDSKWENAATGQTMKELQLEIEKMELPPLSVFLDAVSENATVKKAQSQIAQVKNEYRLEKREWWNYFRLNANYAFGRFNTINENSETFVDWYQSTSVGTRHTFNLGASFSIGLGDLFNRPIKLKDYRYKIEQLQYAQDEVMEDRKLKILEAYNAVTEQLATIKAKAETAALYNAQIKISEYNFVQGKITITELAVERARRSGAVTIYEQARVALHNSIILLEMLTNVKIIRDK is encoded by the coding sequence ATGATAAAGAAACATATTGTATTCATTGTTTGTAGTGTAATTTTTGTAAGTTTATTTGCTCTTCCAGCTACAGTTATCGCCCAAGAACAGACGATGACTCGTGAGGAACGTATTAAAACCTTGGAACTTCTAAAGATGGAAGATAGTAAATGGGAAAATGCAGCTACAGGACAAACAATGAAAGAACTCCAACTTGAAATTGAAAAAATGGAATTGCCTCCGTTATCTGTTTTTTTGGATGCTGTATCAGAAAATGCAACAGTGAAGAAAGCGCAGTCACAAATTGCCCAAGTTAAAAATGAATATCGTCTTGAGAAACGGGAATGGTGGAATTATTTCCGCCTAAATGCGAACTATGCATTTGGACGTTTTAACACCATTAACGAAAATAGTGAAACATTTGTAGACTGGTACCAGTCAACATCTGTCGGAACGAGACATACATTCAACTTAGGTGCCAGCTTTAGTATAGGGTTAGGCGATTTATTCAATCGACCGATAAAATTGAAAGACTACCGATATAAAATAGAGCAATTGCAATATGCGCAAGATGAAGTTATGGAAGATCGTAAGTTAAAAATTCTAGAAGCTTACAATGCTGTAACGGAACAACTTGCTACAATCAAAGCTAAGGCAGAAACAGCAGCATTATATAATGCACAAATAAAAATTTCAGAATACAATTTTGTTCAAGGAAAAATTACAATAACAGAGTTGGCAGTAGAGCGTGCACGACGTTCAGGAGCGGTCACCATCTATGAGCAGGCTCG
- a CDS encoding sugar transferase, translating to MLYYIYIGSNRIIIDHLSKVTGGMFVAVSSSQKAAKVIDGIRERYNISILYEQTDVREADCIEITYLRKRYPRVYITLITEALKSENRKAYLQAGVNNTLPPHAEEDSIQRMNAYLKARKESKLKEFSETHRKILNTYHLPMWKRTFDILFASTAVIILSPILIGTAIAIRLESKGKVIYKSQRVGSNYQIFDFLKFRSMYTNADKRLKELNALNQYQIEEVESSDEGPEIRFDDLAGTPDEEESLLISDDFVISEEDFIKKKEKTKENTFVKLENDPRVTRVGRIIRKYSIDELPQLFNILKGDMSIVGNRPLPLYEAELLTSDAYIDRFMAPAGLTGLWQVEKRGGAGKMSAEERKQLDIKYARDFSFWLDMKIIFKTLTAFIQKENV from the coding sequence ATGTTATACTACATTTATATCGGAAGTAACCGAATTATCATTGATCACCTGAGCAAGGTTACAGGTGGCATGTTCGTGGCCGTCTCTTCATCTCAGAAAGCGGCAAAAGTGATTGACGGTATTCGTGAACGGTATAACATATCTATCCTTTACGAACAAACAGATGTACGTGAAGCGGACTGTATTGAAATTACTTATTTGCGTAAGCGTTATCCCCGGGTTTATATCACCCTCATAACCGAAGCTCTAAAGTCTGAAAATAGGAAAGCTTATTTGCAAGCCGGAGTTAATAATACGCTTCCACCACATGCAGAAGAAGATAGTATTCAACGCATGAATGCATATCTCAAGGCACGCAAGGAAAGCAAGCTAAAAGAATTTAGCGAGACGCACCGCAAGATATTGAATACATACCACCTCCCTATGTGGAAGCGCACATTCGATATACTCTTTGCGAGTACTGCTGTTATCATTCTTTCTCCTATTTTAATTGGTACAGCCATTGCTATTCGTTTGGAAAGCAAAGGAAAAGTTATCTATAAATCACAGCGTGTTGGCTCTAACTATCAGATTTTCGATTTTCTGAAATTCCGTTCCATGTATACCAATGCAGACAAACGGCTGAAGGAGCTGAATGCCCTCAATCAATATCAGATTGAAGAAGTTGAAAGTTCCGATGAAGGTCCTGAAATCCGTTTCGATGACCTTGCCGGAACACCGGATGAAGAAGAAAGCTTGTTGATTTCAGATGACTTTGTTATTTCTGAGGAAGATTTCATCAAAAAGAAAGAGAAAACAAAGGAGAATACATTCGTTAAACTTGAAAATGATCCACGTGTTACTCGTGTGGGACGTATCATCCGTAAATATAGTATTGATGAATTGCCACAGCTATTCAATATACTGAAAGGTGATATGAGTATTGTAGGTAATCGCCCTCTCCCACTTTACGAAGCTGAGTTACTGACCAGTGATGCCTATATTGACCGATTCATGGCTCCGGCAGGTTTAACTGGATTGTGGCAAGTGGAAAAACGTGGTGGTGCAGGTAAAATGTCTGCTGAGGAAAGAAAACAATTAGATATAAAATATGCAAGAGATTTCTCATTTTGGTTGGATATGAAAATCATTTTTAAGACGTTGACTGCATTTATACAAAAAGAAAATGTTTGA
- a CDS encoding response regulator, giving the protein MKQILLVDDKASIGKVLSMYLGKEYDFVYCEDPLKAIDWLHEGNEPDLIISDIRMPKMTGSEFLHYLKSNELFKHIPVMMLSSEESTTERIRLLEEGAVDYILKPFNPMELKVRLKKFI; this is encoded by the coding sequence ATGAAACAGATATTATTAGTAGATGATAAAGCCTCCATAGGCAAAGTGCTCTCTATGTACTTGGGAAAAGAGTATGATTTTGTATATTGCGAAGATCCCTTAAAAGCTATTGACTGGTTACACGAAGGCAACGAACCAGATTTAATCATATCCGATATCCGTATGCCCAAAATGACAGGTTCAGAATTTCTCCATTACCTTAAGAGTAATGAGTTATTTAAGCATATTCCAGTTATGATGCTATCCAGTGAAGAAAGCACAACCGAACGTATCCGTCTACTTGAGGAAGGAGCAGTAGATTACATTCTGAAACCTTTCAATCCCATGGAATTGAAAGTACGCTTAAAGAAGTTCATCTAA